A genomic segment from Osmia bicornis bicornis unplaced genomic scaffold, iOsmBic2.1, whole genome shotgun sequence encodes:
- the LOC123989135 gene encoding uncharacterized protein LOC123989135, which translates to MKDGKATGGDGIPNEVWKYGGEEVLDWAWRYVQNLERRGVVGGLEGRDNSTNKEKRRWDKGNGLQRGDTNAHAIQDIRDGADGKAKGRGGRKGNTTGKSDRIQERDGDDGQYIRTKLFGEQADKEGSGKMVAFFIDLRAAFDSVDRGVLLEAMRKRGVREGLRKRVKEILKETRSRVRTGDGISEPFWTVRGVRQGCPLSPLLYNILTADMEEKMSKSGGGGIKMGGRKIYTLAYADDVVVLAEEEADMRALLERLERYLDEKRLETEPGQIKNNEIQERSRKMEKERAGGGRERK; encoded by the coding sequence ATGAAGGATGGGAAAGCGACAGGGGGGGATGGAATCCCTAATGAGGTGTGGAAATATGGAGGAGAAGAGGTGCTGGATTGGGCCTGGAGATATGTACAGAATCTGGAGAGGAGAGGGGTGGTCGGAGGGTTGGAAGGAAGGGATAATAGCAccaataaagaaaaaaggagatgGGACAAGGGCAACGGATTACAGAGGGGTGACACTAATGCCCACGCTATACAAGATATACGCGACGGTGCTGACGGAAAGGCTAAGGGAAGAGGTGGAAGAAAAGGGAATACTACCGGTAAATCAGACAGGATTCAGGAGAGGGATGGGGACGACGGACAATATATACGTACTAAATTATTTGGTGAACAAGCAGATAAAGAGGGGAGCGGAAAAATGGTAGCCTTTTTCATAGATCTGAGGGCAGCATTTGACTCAGTAGATAGAGGAGTGCTGCTGGAAGCGATGAGAAAAAGAGGGGTAAGAGAAGGGCTAAGGAAAAGGGTAAAAGAAATACTGAAAGAGACGAGAAGCAGGGTGAGGACAGGCGACGGGATATCAGAACCATTCTGGACAGTGAGAGGAGTGAGACAGGGGTGCCCATTAAGTCCACTGCTGTATAACATACTGACAGCAGATATGGAAGAGAAGATGAGTAAGAGTGGAGGAGGAGGAATAAAGATGGGAGGGAGGAAAATATACACACTGGCTTACGCGGACGATGTGGTGGTACTGGCAGAAGAGGAAGCTGATATGAGAGCGCTGTTAGAGAGATTAGAAAGGTACCTGGACGAGAAAAGACTGGAAACTGAACCAggacaaataaaaaataatgagatTCAGGAAAGGAGCAGGAAGATGGAAAAAGAACGAGCTGGTGgtggaagagaaagaaaatag